A part of Melospiza georgiana isolate bMelGeo1 chromosome 16, bMelGeo1.pri, whole genome shotgun sequence genomic DNA contains:
- the MRPS34 gene encoding 28S ribosomal protein S34, mitochondrial — translation MARKKLHRPIAAMARKIREYRALKDRPRDSQRFAVDYETMRRPLTQKRLPVRAWEDVRNENRLLALLCRLPRFGVGRTVTRKSWLWAHREPCYWVITKVKADYTAENMDHGRAWGYLTFKGKTEEEVREIDKAMYHDWRIVPKHEEEAFKKFIPVPEVTVRFLPYPPLLRAMILAQWQKEGKPIVEEPVINLEEGLASPQEWAKKKATGTPV, via the exons ATGGCCCGCAAGAAGCTGCACCGGCCTATCGCCGCCATGGCCAGGAAGATCCGCGAGTACCGGGCGCTGAAGGATCGGCCGCGGGACTCTCAGCGCTTCGCCGTGGACTACGAGACCATGCGGCGGCCGCTGACGCAGAAACGGCTGCCCGTGCGGGCCTGGGAGGACGTGCGGAACGAGAACCGACTGTTGGCGCTGCTCTGCCGCCTGCCGCGCTTCGGCGTGGGCCGCACCGTCACCCGCAAGTCCTGGCTGTGGGCGCACCGCGAGCCCTGCTACTGGGTCATCACCAAGGTGAAGGCGGACTACACGGCCGAG AACATGGACCATGGAAGAGCTTGGGGCTACCTGACCTTCAAAG GCAAAACTGAAGAGGAAGTGAGGGAGATTGACAAAGCAATGTACCATGACTGGCGCATAGTGCCCAAACACGAGGAGGAAGCCTTCAAGAAATTCATCCCAGTGCCTGAGGTGACTGTTCGGTTCCTGCCATACCCACCACTGCTCCGAGCCATGATCCTTGCACAGTGGCAGAAGGAGGGAAAACCAATCGTGGAAGAGCCAGTTATTAATCTGGAGGAGGGCCTGGCCTCTCCCCAAGAGTGGGCAAAGAAAAAAGCTACTGGGACACCAGTATAG